From the genome of Brassica oleracea var. oleracea cultivar TO1000 chromosome C4, BOL, whole genome shotgun sequence:
GTACTCAGGTGTTCCTCCTTTGTTGTAATCCTCGTATTGATCATCAATATACAGTGTTATTCAGTAGATCTGATCCTTGATCTTATCAATGTGATATGCACAGGTTTTTTAATTATTACAGATTGATAGAGCATTTGATTTCTATACATGGCACTCCAGAATATTGATCTCTGTTCAGGCGATTCTGTAATGATTCTTGTTTTCACTCTGGTGGGGTTTCTATTTGACAGGAAGAAGCTGTACCACTCTGTTTATTTACTTGTGTTTTCTTTTTGGTTAAGCTGGTATATCTGGTATATTTCATTAACCAGTTTGTTGGTATAATTAAACTATAATGACTGGTTAGGAATGGGCATAAAATCTATAACCCGAAATCCGAACCGAACCCGAACCAAAAAACCTGATTCGTACCCGGTCCGAAATGTAAAACTACCCGAATGGGTGTGGTACAAAACATATCTGAACCCAAGTATTATTAACCGAACCCGAACGGGTAACCCGAAAAAACAAAAAAAAGTCAAAAAAATCCAAAAAGATATCCAAAGAAACCGATCCGAATGTCCAAACTAATTTACAATATAATTATATGAAACATGAATATATACTTCAAATATTCAATTTCATATTTTTTTTTTTAATATGGTATCTGCAAGTATTTAAAATTTAAATAACTACCTTAAATACTTAATTATATATAAGTAAGTATATAATTCTTATTTTTTGCTTTAAAATTTTAGATTTTATTTCGGGTATAGCCGAACCGATATGATATAAGCCGAATCGGAATGATATATGATTACTTTATACGTTCTATGATGTGATACAAAATCGACCCAAATCCGATGTGTTATATCCGAACCCGACCCGTACTTGCAAATTTACTAGAATGAGATCTAGGAGGTGTTACAAAAGAGAACCGAAATCTAAAAAACCCGACCGAACGCCTACCCGAACGTCCTATGACTGGTCATGCGACCACTTTAGATAATTAATGAAAAACATAAAATTTATCTTATTCCTTTGTTGAAGAGATCAGAGAAGCAGAGGCTTTGCCTTCGTTGAACGGTCTAAAAAATGCGGTGTGGGATGTGAAGGCGCCGCCAAAGATTAAAACATTCATGTGGAGAGTGATTAGCAATGCCATCCCTGCAGGAGAGCTTCTAGTGAAGAGAGGGATTAGAATGGATCCCTGTTGACAAGCTTGTGGGGATCAAAATGAGTCCATAAATCACATCTTTTTCACATTTTCAATCGCTAGACAGGTATGGGCTCATGCTTATGTTCACTATCCGGAGAATGGGTTTGATCCTAATTCCCATTATGCAAATGTTCATTACCTGTTAATGTGTATGGCTGATAAGAAGATCCTGAAAGCAGTCATCAATGCCATTCCGCGGTTGATGTGGTTCTTATGGAAGAACAGGAACAATGGGCTCTTTGAAGGAAGGAAGGTTATCCTAACGGAGTTGGTTGAGAAGACGTTTGTGGAGGCTGAGTTGTGGTCTGGCTCATATGCATGAACGGAGTTTGGAAGAAGAAGATAGGGTGAATGAGTTGACAAAGTCCAAAGTCTGGACACCACCACCGAGAGGATGGGTTAAGTGCAATATTGAAGTTGATTGAGACAGAAATGGCCAAATTGGAGGTGGATCATGGGTTCTTAGGGATGACAGGGGAAGGGTTGTTCTGCATAGTAGAAGGGCCTTCAGTCATATTCAAAATCTCCATGAAGCGAAATTAGAGACGTTACTTTGGTCAATTCAGAGCATCAAGGCACATCGTTATTACAGAGTCATATTTGCGGTGGATGATTGCACGTTGACGAAGATGATATTGAGACCTAAAGCTTGGCCGAATTTTAAAGGGCAATCTTCATCTATTTTGGAGGAGTTAGCAAAGATAGAATGGTGGAGGCTAGTAAAAGAAGATCGATCAACGAACAGAGGAGCCTTCCTCATAGCTCAAAGTGTGACTAAAGGAGGCCATTGTCACTCTTATGTGGCCACTGGCCGCCTAATTGGTTGCTCACCTATTTAAGAACCGGTTCTTAGCTTTTTTGTTAAAAGTTAAGAGCGAGTTCTTATATTCCACTAAGAACCTCACCCTGAGAACCTCCATTAAACATGCTCTTAGTGACTGTGGTAGGTTGTCAGTCGTGCTAATGTCTGGTGGCTCAAAGTGTATCTGTTAAAGGGCCGTAGTTTAGCTATCTAGTTGGTTGATTAGTAGTACAGTAGAACATCTATAAATTAATACTCAATAAATTAATAATCTCCATAAATTAATAAATTTCGCCGGTCCCAACTTGGGCCGGTTCAAAATTTGACACAAATCGATAAAAGAATAAGATAATAATCATTTAGAAAATTCTATGTAAATATGGTCCCATTAAAATTATAAATTAATAATTTATATGTATACATATTTTGTATAAGTAAGAATTTATTATTATATTATTTATTTTATATTCACAATGGAATTATCTTTATATTTTCTTAACACTTAATATGTTTTTGATGAGATTTAGTAATATCTAAAATCACATTTAATTTCTATGCAATATATATTGTGTGCACCAAATAATATAATAAAACTAGGATAAGACATGCGCCTTGCGCAGGGTGAGTTTATTTGTATATATTATCGATAATTTCTTTTATATATTTGATTATTTTATTTATACATATACAATTTTTTGTTGTTATTATATTGTTTCTTTCCGATTGATCGGATCAATTTTTATTAAAAATTATGGAACAAAACTATAATTAATATATTATGGGTTGATCGGATTGGATATTAAACAAATTATGACATAAAACCTTATTTTTTCCATTGAACACATTCTTGAAAAAAGTGAACAGTATTGTTTCCACAGTTGAATTATTTTGACTTTTACCTTCCATATGGTTTTGAAGGCTTTCAAATCAACCATCGAATTGATACATGTCATTTTAATGTTTTTAGTCGTATATTTAAGGAAAACTTACATTTTTGTAATTTAAAGTCGTTTAAAAAATTCAAAATATAACTTATAAGAAAAAATATAACATATAAGAAAAATATAACATATAAGGTGTCTTCATTTCTGTATTTTAAAGTCGTTTAAAAAAAATATAACATATAAGGTTTTCTCATTTTTGTAATTTAAAGTCATTTAAAAAAATTCAAAATATAACATATAAGAAAAAATCTAATTTTTTTTATCATATGGTTAATGTGATTGTTTAATTTTTTTTTAATAATATAAAATTAAACAAAAATGAAAAAAGATGCAAAAATTGTTATCAAATCTTTATTATTCATAATCATTAATTGTCATATATATGTAAATCATATTAGGTAATTCCGTAGCTTTTATTTAAGGAAATAATACACACTTCTTATATTTTAGGTTAATATAATGTTCTCTAGTGTTATATAATTTTGGAAAAACGCGACAACGTTAGATTAAACTATAGTTTATATTAGGTGCTCTAGAATTCTTAGAAAAAAAATTTAGAAGGCATTTAGATGTGCCACATAAGCAAAGAGACTTTTTTAATTAATAAAAAATTGAGGTTACATCTTTTCAAATGCTTCTCAATTAATATATAGGGGATTAATATAAATGCCAAATTTCAAAAAATAACAATTAATGTCTATACACTAAAGTCAAATATTTTTCTTATCTTAGAATAAATATATCTTAAAATAAGAAATCCAAATAAGGAAATTTTTTGTAAATTAGTATCTCTATAAATTAATAAAATTTCAAAGTTCCAACATTATTAATTTAGAAGTTCTAGTGTATATGTATTGTGATCTTGAACTCTCTCGGGAGTAATATATTTTAACAGATGACAAAAAAAAATCTTATTCCTTTAACTCTCTCTCTCTCCATCGTCATCATCATTAATCGTTACCATCATCAAATCTTTGTTTTTAAGGATGATTCTTCTTTGTTATTCATTTGTAATCATCAAATCTGGTTTTTGAGCAAGGGTGCCATAGTTTTTGTATAGAGCTGGGCAAAAATATCTGAATCCAAAAAAACTAATCAAATTCCAAAAATAATACCGAACAAGAATCCAAATTGGTTAAATATCTGACCAAATCAAACTTTGATATCTACAGAACCGGAAGTTAATCTGATCTAAACTGAAATATTTTGGATATGCAAATATATCCAAACAGAATTATATACTTTAATAAAATATTTTTTCTGCGGCGTCCGTACCTTCTTCTCCGGTAATGGACCGTCGGCTTTTGACTCCGCGTCACACTTTCCTTCGTGTTGACGGCGGCTTATCATCGGGATCTTCCCGATTATATTCGATCTATGGTTTGTGTGTCTCATCCGTCCGATTGACTCTCTTTCCTCCATCCTTCTGTTGTTCTCTTTCCATTCCTCTGAAGAGGTTGTTTCATCTTCGAGCTCTTCTTTATCATTAAAGATGTCAGATGTTCTTTTAGGAAAGACAAAGGTTGGGAGATTGATTGATGTCGATTGTGCTCTTCTCGGAACCGTAGATCCGGTCGTCGTTTAGGGTTTTCTCTCCGTCGACGGTGGAGCTCCCTCTCGCCTCCTCTCTGCTACCGGTGGACGAAGTGGCCATCTCTTGACGCGTGTACATGCATCGCCGGGCGAACGTACGCGTTGTGGATGACGCGTCACTCTCTTCCTCGACGGTTTTGTTCTATGGGCCTGACGGACCTTTAGTTATTGTGTAAAGTTTGCCTTTTCTTTGGACCGTGTGCTTGTAGTGTGTTGGGCTCTGTCCATCTGGACATTGGCCCATTAATAAGCTTTCAGAGGAAAAAAAAAAAAAAAAAAAAAAAACTTACTGAACATGCATTATAGAGTAAAACCGTGGGATAAAAAATTGTAATTAATCTAAGTTCATCTATTTTTTATCAGTCAGGTGAAAGAAGAAGGAAATTTTTTTATTCCATTACTAGCTGGAAATAATCATTACGATTTTTGTCTCTTCCTAAATTGTGGTAATATTTTCCCTCTTCTTTTAGCAAGAGAAAACTGGAATGACTCATAAATTGAATACTTTTGTTTACTCCATTACCACGAGCTTTTTATTTCTCTTTCCTCCAATTACTCTGTATTTCTCTAATTTTGTTACTCCAATATTTTATTAGTCGCACCAAACATGAGTTAAAAGATAATTATAGGATTCATAAACTTTTGTCAGTCTTGAAACTTTAAAACCAAGAGATCAAAGCTGATTTAACTTAGTGACGCAGAAGACTCCCCTTTTGAATAGTAGACGGTTGCCAAGAAAAGTCGGTTGCCAAATTTCTCCAGATAGAATTGTGGTATCCACTTTTCTATTTATGTATTGACCATTGACTTCTACACGCAATTAATTATAGATTGTGAGCCACACAGCGGAAACTTCCACAATTTAAGAGGCGAGTCAAGCAACGTAACTTTAACTCTTATCATCGTTATACATTATACTCTATATATTATCAAGTTGTTTTGGCTGAAAAACCAGATCATACATACCAAAGTTCCTTCTTCAATATCTTGTTTTATTTCGAAGTCTTTATTTTGCAAAATGGAGAACCCGTGTTTCCCATGTTTCTTCCATCTCCTTTTTCTTGTCTTGTCTCTTTGTCTCCAGCTTCTTTGTCAACATTCTTGTTTCTCTTCCATTTTCTCGTCCGGACCAAATTGAGATCCTTATGGCTTTTAAGAACGAATTTCCAATCCTCAAATGCCACTTCAAAAAGTTTCCTTCCTCAAGACAAAAGACAAAATCTTGGACCAGCAAAGACATTAGATTCTTTGATGGGGTTGTATTTGATAACGAGACTGGTGTAGTGACAAAACTAGACCTACATGGTGCATGTCTCAGTGGCAGTCTCAGTGCTAATAGTAGCCTTTTCAGATTCCACCACCTCAGGTACCTCGATCTCTCTCACAACTACTTTGACTCGTTTTCATTCCTCCCCGAACTTGGCAAACTCACAAACTTAGATGTCTTGGATCTTTCTAATATGGGCTTAGCCGGTGAAATTCCATCCTCAGTCAGTACCCTAAACGGTTTAAAGGATTTGTTCCTTTCAGATAACGAGCTTATCGGTAGTTTTTCCCCGGTATACAATCTAACAAGACTCTCTTCCTTTAATCTTTCCAGTAATCTCTTTTCTGGAAACGTTCCTTGTTCTCTACTCACCATGCCTTTCCTGTCAACTCTTGATTTGAGCCAAAACCATCTCATCGACTCTCTTGATAGTATGAATTGCTCTTCATCATCTAATCTTGAAACTTTATACCTTAGCCATAACCGTCTCAGTGGTCGAGCCCTAGAGCCTCTCTCAAAATTATCTAACCTCAAGCAACTCTACCTATCTTTTCAGAACACAACCGACCCATTTAATGTCGTCTCGTTGGGCTTCAAGTCTTTAGAGATTTTGTATCTTTCCGGAACTGCTATATCAAGGCTTGATACCGGATCACCAAATTTGAAGGAACTATACTTGGACAACTGCAGCATCAACGAGTTCCCCACATTTATTAAAAGCCTACGGAAGCTGCGTTATTTGGAAATTTTAAACAACAGACTCAAAGGAGAAGTGCCTAAATGGTTATGGGATATGCCTTCTTTGAATGCATTATTAATGTCTCACAACTCTCTTGATAGCTTTGAAGGCTCGCCAAAAATGCTTCTCAATTCGTCGCTTAGAGCGTTAGATCTGAGGTCAAATGCTTTTCGAGGATCTCTTCCTATAATTTCACCGAGATTGAGTTACATGCTTGCATCAAATAATAGTTTTACAGGAGATATACCTCTTTCATTGTGTAATCAAAGCTACCTAAGTGTCCTTGATCTATCACACAACAACTTCACTGGTTCAATTCCCCGATGCTTGAGTAAATCAGTATTTGATTTGGACCTCCGAAACAACAATTTTATTGGGAGACTTCCAGACATATTCGACAAAGGTTGCTCACTAAAATCACTTGACGTTAGCCACAATCAAATAACTGGGAAGCTTCCAAGGTCTCTTATAAATTGTACCCACCTAGAGTATCTAAACGTGGAGGGTAATAGAATCGCTGACACCTATCCGTTTTGGCTGAAAGAACTACCAAAGTTACAAGTCATTGTACTACGATCAAATATGTTCCATGGTCCTATATATTCCCCTCATCATCCTCTATCATTTTCACAACTGCGGATAGTTGACATATCGTGTAACAAATTCACCGGAAGACTACCACAAGATTATTTTGTCAATTGGAGTAAACTTTTGCTCGGTATTCATCAAGAGGAAAGAGAGTCGATGTACATGGGAAATAATTACCATTATGGTTATAACTTATATGTTTATTACCCTTCCATGTATTTGAGAAACAAAGGAATAAACATGGAGCTGAAAAAGATTTTTGTGGCCTACACAGCCATTGATTTCTCAGAAAACAAACTTGGAGGACAGATTCCAGAATCCATAGGCCTTTTGAAGTCTCTTATTGTACTCAACCTGTCCAACAATGATTTTACTGGTCATATTCCATCCTCTTGGGCTAATCTCACAAGGCTCGAGTCGCTAGACCTATCTCGGAACCAACTCTCTGGAAAAATCCCGCAGGAGCTAGCAACCCTCTCGTTCTTGGAGTACATTAACATATCACATAATAAACTCACGGGCCCAATACCACAAGGCACACAGATCGGAGGACAGCCCAGATCATCTTTTGAAGGGAATCTCAATCTTTGTGGTCTTCCTCTGAAGAGTTGCTTCGGGGACAAGATACCATCAACACCAGAGGCAGAAGAGCCAAGACCTCAAAAGCAAGAACAAGTGTTGAACTGGAAAGCAGCGGCAATGGGATACGGACCTGGAATCTTGTTTGGACTGGCGATTGGACAAATCCTTTATTCGTACAAACCGGTGTTGTTCTACAAGTTGTTTCGCATTTGAAATGAAGTTTTTTTTTTTTTAATTTAGTTTTGTAGAATTAAGTGGTAAGCTTTTTGTAACACTTCCAACTTAGATATGTATTTGTGTGTTTATAAAAAAAGATATGTGTGAGTGATCATGAAATGAATACTATGAAAGTAAGCTGTAAGTAGGTTTTTCTTTTCTTTTTTCCTGTTTCATTGTTAGTTTACTCATGTGTTGATCATTCACAAACATGAAAACAAAGGGGGTATACTCTGTTCTTCTACAAAGAGTCAAAGACTGTCTACTCTCTGTTCTTCTACAAAGAGTCAAAGACTGTCTACTCTCTTATTAAGGGTTTTGGTAGCCGTTCCGACAAAGATGTATGTGTATGAGTGATATCGATAAGTTATCATGTAATAAAATAAATTTAAATCATTCATCCGTAATTAAAAAAAATTGATACTCTAATTTCCTTGCACAGACATGAAAACAGAGGAGGTCTACTCTGTTCTTCTTCAAAGAATATTTTATTCGCCTGAGCACGTGAGAGTCACATTGTTGGCAGCTGCGTTCTCACACAGCTTCACGGTGGAGGAATAGGGTCGATCAAGGGAAGAGATTGAACTGTCTTGTCTTTAAATTCCAAGGAGACAACCTGAGTTAAAAGCGGAATGAAACAGGAGTTCACCAAGAATCCTCAGAAGAGGCAAAATCAAGCCTAGAAGATGATTACAAATGAAGAAGAATCATCATGAAGAACACCGATTTGATTATGATGGATGATGGATGATGGAAGGTTGATGATGAATGATGATGCTCCACGACAGAGAAAAAAATATTAAAGAGGAATCAGGTTTAGTTTTTGATTGAATATTCCTAAATGGCTAATACCTTACGTATGTGGCGAGAAAGATAACTAAACCATTTGGAGTTGCTTGAAGATTCCACCATCCTCAACTTGATAATGGACATGTAATTCCGGATGAGTCAGTGTTGATATGCATTGAATCTGGATGTTACATCTAGGCGATAAATGTTACATCTAGGCGATAGATGTTACATCACGTACATCATACCGACTCGGTTGCATCAAGAGCGTTGCATCAAGTTATTATGGATGTTACATCTGATCGTGGGCTTAAGCCCATGAGTCCGTTTAGTCTAGGGTTTTAGATGCAAGATGTTACTATATATATCTTGTATTCGAAGTAACCCTGAACTTGCACTCCGTAAGCTCAATATCGTCTCTCTCTTTGCCCGTGGATGTAGCCCTAGGGGTGAACCACGTTAAATATCCGTGTCGTAGTTACATCGCTTTTATTCATCTGTTTCCGCATCTGTTCTTTCTCACAATTGTTACAACAAACTGGTATCAGAGCTTCGGGTTGTGATCTAGTGAGAAGATGTCTGGAATAAGAGCGAAGATCGACAAGTTTGATGGGAGAAATAGCTTCAGTCTTTGGCAGATTAAGATGCAGGCGTTGTTGAAGCAACAAAGCATCTGGGGACCATTGTCAGAGAAGAAATCTGAAGCAGCTGATTTGGAGACTCTAGAAGAGAAGGCGTTCTCAACAATTTTGTTGTGTCTAGCAGACGAGATCATCATTGAAGTGTCGGATGAGAAAACTGCTGCTAGTTTGTGGCAGAAGTTGGAGAGTTTGTACATGACAAAATCTCTAACGAACAAGCTACTTCTGAAGCAACGCCTCTTTGCCTTGCCTATGCAAGAAGGTATTGAGCTTCGCGACCATCTTGACAAGTTAAATTCGATATTACTGGAGCTGCGTAACATCGATGTTAAGGTGGAGGATGAAGACGCTGCTCTAATCCTGTTGGTATCTTTGCCGAACTCTTTCGAGAACTTCGTGCAATCGNNNNNNNNNNNNNNNNNNNNNNNNNNNNNNNNNNNNNNNNNNNNNNNNNNNNNNNNNNNNNNNNNNNNNNNNNNNNNNNNNNNNNNNNNNNNNNNNNNNNNNNNNNNNNNNNNNNNNNNNNNNNNNNNNNNNNNNNNNNNNNNNNNNNNNNNNNNNNNNNNNNNNNNNNNNNNNNNNNNNNNNNNNNNNNNNNNNNNNNNNNNNNNNNNNNNNNNNNNNNNNNNNNNNNNNNNNNNNNNNNNNNNNNNNNNNNNNNNNNNNNNNNNNNNNNNNNNNNNNNNNNNNNNNNNNNNNNNNNNNNNNNNNNNNNNNNNNNNNNNNNNNNNNNNNNNNNNNNNNNNNNNNNNNNNNNNNNNNNNNNNNNNNNNNNNNNNNNNNNNNNNNNNNNNNNNNNNNNNNNNNNNNNNNNNNNNNNNNNNNNNNNNNNNNNNNNNNNNNNNNNNNNNNNNNNNNNNNNNNNNNNNNNNNNNNNNNNNNNNNNNNNNNNNNNNNNNNNNNNNNNNNNNNNNNNNNNNNNNNNNNNNNNNNNNNNNNNNNNNNNNNNNNNNNNNNNNNNNNNNNNNNNNNNNNNNNNNNNNNNNNNNNNNNNNNNNNNNNNNNNNNNNNNNNNNNNNNNNNNNNNNNNNNNNNNNNNNNNNNNNNNNNNNNNNNNNNNNNNNNNNNNNNNNNNNNNNNNNNNNNNNNNNNNNNNNNNNNNNNNNNNNNNNNNNNNNNNNNNNNNNNNNNNNNNNNNNNNNNNNNNNNNNNNNNNNNNNNNNNNNNNNNNNNNNNNNNNNNNNNNNNNNNNNNNNNNNNNNNNNNNNNNNNNNNNNNNNNNNNNNNNNNNNNNNNNNNNNNNNNNNNNNNNNNNNNNNNNNNNNNNNNNNNNNNNNNNNNNNNNNNNNNNNNNNNNNNNNNNNNNNNNNNNNNNNNNNNNN
Proteins encoded in this window:
- the LOC106337639 gene encoding receptor-like protein 12, which codes for MAFKNEFPILKCHFKKFPSSRQKTKSWTSKDIRFFDGVVFDNETGVVTKLDLHGACLSGSLSANSSLFRFHHLRYLDLSHNYFDSFSFLPELGKLTNLDVLDLSNMGLAGEIPSSVSTLNGLKDLFLSDNELIGSFSPVYNLTRLSSFNLSSNLFSGNVPCSLLTMPFLSTLDLSQNHLIDSLDSMNCSSSSNLETLYLSHNRLSGRALEPLSKLSNLKQLYLSFQNTTDPFNVVSLGFKSLEILYLSGTAISRLDTGSPNLKELYLDNCSINEFPTFIKSLRKLRYLEILNNRLKGEVPKWLWDMPSLNALLMSHNSLDSFEGSPKMLLNSSLRALDLRSNAFRGSLPIISPRLSYMLASNNSFTGDIPLSLCNQSYLSVLDLSHNNFTGSIPRCLSKSVFDLDLRNNNFIGRLPDIFDKGCSLKSLDVSHNQITGKLPRSLINCTHLEYLNVEGNRIADTYPFWLKELPKLQVIVLRSNMFHGPIYSPHHPLSFSQLRIVDISCNKFTGRLPQDYFVNWSKLLLGIHQEERESMYMGNNYHYGYNLYVYYPSMYLRNKGINMELKKIFVAYTAIDFSENKLGGQIPESIGLLKSLIVLNLSNNDFTGHIPSSWANLTRLESLDLSRNQLSGKIPQELATLSFLEYINISHNKLTGPIPQGTQIGGQPRSSFEGNLNLCGLPLKSCFGDKIPSTPEAEEPRPQKQEQVLNWKAAAMGYGPGILFGLAIGQILYSYKPVLFYKLFRI